From the Musa acuminata AAA Group cultivar baxijiao chromosome BXJ3-7, Cavendish_Baxijiao_AAA, whole genome shotgun sequence genome, one window contains:
- the LOC135643715 gene encoding uncharacterized protein LOC135643715 produces MRVLSCDCHYTLVCCSRSSVRCYPPCPPKSQWADAKNVAPTEAPVSVVLEEKPSEEKVVVEQNTEEDGKVEISLKSSLKKPRASDSEQVEKRNVKWMDLLGKELLEIREFETM; encoded by the coding sequence ATGAGGGTTTTATCCTGCGATTGCCACTATACGCTCGTCTGCTGCTCGAGGTCGTCGGTCCGCTGTTACCCGCCTTGCCCTCCGAAGTCGCAATGGGCAGATGCCAAAAACGTTGCCCCGACCGAAGCTCCAGTTTCTGTCGTGTTGGAGGAGAAGCCTTCTGAAGAAAAGGTTGTGGTTGAGCAGAACACTGAGGAGGATGGGAAAGTTGAGATCTCTCTGAAGAGCAGCCTAAAGAAGCCAAGAGCATCAGATTCAGAACAGGTCGAAAAGAGAAACGTTAAATGGATGGACTTGTTGGGGAAGGAACTTCTTGAGATCAGGGAATTTGAGACAATGTAA
- the LOC135642849 gene encoding small ribosomal subunit protein uS13z/uS13y/uS13x-like, with translation MSLVANEDFQHILRVLNTNVDGKQKIMFALTSIKGIGRRFANIVCKKADVDMNKRAGEISAAELENLMTVVANPRQFKIPDWFLNRKKDYKDGRYSQIVSNSLDMKLRDDLERLKKIRNHRGLRHFWGLRVRGQHTKTTGRRGKTVGVSKKR, from the exons ATG TCGCTGGTCGCGAACGAGGATTTCCAGCACATTCTTCGTGTTCTGAACACGAACGTCGATGGGAAGCAGAAGATTATGTTCGCCCTTACCTCCATTAAGGGTATCGGCCGCCGCTTCGCCAATATCGTCTGCAAGAAGGCCGACGTGGACATGAACAAAAG GGCCGGTGAGATCTCAGCTGCTGAACTGGAGAACCTGATGACGGTCGTGGCTAATCCACGCCAGTTCAAGATCCCAGATTGGTTCTTGAACAGGAAGAAGGACTACAAAGATGGCAGGTACTCTCAGATTGTCTCGAATAGCTTGGACATGAAGCTGAGGGATGATCTTGAGAGGCTGAAGAAGATAAG GAATCATCGTGGACTTCGTCACTTTTGGGGTCTTCGTGTTCGTGGTCAGCACACAAAGACCACCGGCAGGAGGGGAAAGACTGTTGGTGTCTCAAAGAAGCGATGA
- the LOC135642848 gene encoding FRIGIDA-like protein 4a has translation MGSEAAAVVPTSLVQESFAELEKQRELITCCTLLWKELSDHFSTLERGIEIKSEALRSKRESLDGSTRRTLESLRRRELSIDGAVDLALAKLDERRTAAVQALAASSAEANELDLAGKLRSFCTKMDFGAFFDLVVAKRKEVELLRSQLPAALGDCIDPAKFVIDAISEVFPVDKRPVKSPNDLGWACVLILESLVPVLADPELGSARPLVTRSIRERAREMATGWKEGLEQHGGIESVKPPDAHTFLQHVVTFGVIEKDDKNLYRRLVVSFAWRRQMPKLAISLGLEDSMEDIIEELISTGHQLDAINFAYEAGLQDKFPPIPLLKSFLEDSKKATSTSEDRNNYGQTANTTCRKELSVIRAAMKCIQEHKLEAEFPLDSLQKRLENLEKAKVEKKKPSGAGPANKRTRANNGGPMPPAKAGRLTNNACVSSFPAGPAYVRSPSAHTTYPAAALYPYDRPSGHGIYGSRSPPALREPYGYPTEEAAPVALGASYPTPPMTYPAYGAYHNGLGGYNNGLAPGYQQAYYR, from the exons ATGGGATCGGAGGCGGCCGCCGTCGTCCCGACCTCGCTGGTGCAGGAGAGCTTCGCGGAGCTGGAGAAGCAGCGGGAGCTCATCACCTGCTGCACGCTGCTCTGGAAGGAGCTCTCCGACCACTTCTCCACTCTCGAGCGAGGGATCGAGATCAAGTCCGAAGCCCTCCGGTCGAAGCGCGAGTCTCTCGACGGCTCCACCCGGCGCACCCTCGAGTCGCTCCGCCGCCGCGAGCTCTCCATCGATGGCGCCGTCGACCTGGCCCTCGCCAAGCTAGACGAGCGCCGCACGGCCGCAGTCCAGGCCCTTGCGGCCTCCTCCGCTGAGGCCAACGAGCTCGATCTCGCCGGAAAGCTGCGATCCTTTTGCACGAAGATGGATTTCGGTGCATTTTTCGACCTCGTGGTCGCCAAAAGGAAGGAGGTGGAGCTTCTTCGCTCGCAACTCCCGGCAGCCCTCGGGGACTGCATCGATCCTGCCAAATTTGTTATCGATGCGATCTCTGAGGTATTCCCTGTCGATAAGAGGCCGGTAAAGTCACCAAATGATTTGGGGTGGGCCTGCGTGTTGATTTTGGAGTCGCTGGTGCCGGTCCTGGCGGATCCGGAGCTGGGATCGGCGAGGCCATTGGTGACTCGTAGCATAAGGGAGCGGGCCAGGGAGATGGCAACGGGGTGGAAGGAGGGGCTGGAGCAGCACGGAGGGATCGAGAGCGTGAAGCCACCCGATGCACACACGTTTCTCCAACACGTGGTGACTTTTGGAGTCATAGAGAAGGACGACAAGAACCTATACAGGAGGCTTGTGGTTAGTTTTGCATGGAGGAGGCAGATGCCAAAGCTGGCTATTTCTTTAGGGCTCGAGGATAGTATGGAAG ATATTATTGAAGAATTAATTAGTACAGGACATCAGCTAGATGCCATAAACTTTGCTTATGAGGCTGGCCTTCAGGACAAGTTCCCTCCTATTCCATTGCTAAAATCCTTCCTTGAAGATTCAAAGAAAGCAACTTCGACTTCAGAGGATCGCAACAATTATGGGCAAACTGCA AATACCACGTGCCGCAAGGAGCTGTCGGTTATTAGGGCTGCCATGAAATGTATTCAAGAACACAAGCTTGAAGCTGAGTTTCCACTGGATAGCCTCCAGAAGCGACTTGAAAACTTGGAGAAGGCCAAAGTGGAGAAGAAAAAGCCTTCCGGTGCTGGTCCTGCCAACAAGCGGACCCGAGCCAATAATGGGGGACCGATGCCACCTGCCAAGGCTGGTCGTCTCACAAACAATGCCTGTGTGTCCTCCTTCCCTGCTGGTCCTGCCTATGTACGATCGCCGTCGGCCCACACCACCTACCCAGCAGCAGCTCTGTATCCTTATGATAGGCCATCAGGACATGGAATCTATGGCAGCAGGAGCCCACCAGCTCTCAGGGAACCCTATGGATACCCAACCGAAGAAGCAGCCCCTGTTGCACTTGGTGCCTCGTACCCCACACCACCTATGACCTATCCAGCCTATGGAGCTTACCACAACGGTTTGGGAGGTTACAACAATGGACTGGCGCCAGGGTATCAGCAGGCTTACTACAGGTAA
- the LOC135642847 gene encoding 5-methyltetrahydropteroyltriglutamate--homocysteine methyltransferase 2-like, which yields MASHIVGYPRMGPKRELKFALESFWDKKSSADDLQKVATDLRHSIWKQMAGAGIKHIPSNTFSYYDQVLDTTAMLGAVPERYNFTGGEIGFDTYFSMARGNASVPAMEMTKWFDTNYHFIVPELGPTTKFSYSSHKPVSEYKEAKSLGIETVPVLIGPVTYLLLSKPAKGVEKSFSPLTLLGDILPIYKEVITELKAAGASWIQFDEPTLVKDLESHQLEAFTKAYTELESSLSGLNVLVETYFADVPAEAYKTITALKSISGFGFDLVRGTKTLDLVKSVGFPAGKYLFAGIVDGRNIWANDLASSLSTLQALEAIVGKDKLVVSTSCSLMHTAVDLINETKLDSEIKSWLAFAAQKVVEVNALAKALADQKDEAFFSANAAAQASRKSSPRVTNEEVQKAAAALKGSDHRRATNVSARLDEQQKKLNLPILPTTTIGSFPQTMDLRRVRREYKANKISEEEYVKAIKEEINKVVKIQEELDIDVLVHGEPERNDMVEYFGEQLSGFAFTVNGWVQSYGSRCVKPPIIYGDVSRPKAMTVFWSKMAQSMTARPMKGMLTGPVTILNWSFVRNDQPRFETCYQIALAIKKEVEDLEAAGIQVIQIDEAALREGLPLRKSEQAFYLDWAVHSFRITNCGVQDTTQIHTHMCYSNFNDIIHSIIDMDADVITIENSRSDEKLLSVFREGVKYGAGIGPGVYDIHSPRIPSTEEIADRINKMLAVLETNILWVNPDCGLKTRKYAEVKPALTNMVSAAKILRTQLASAK from the exons ATGGCCTCACACATTGTTGGATATCCTCGCATGGGTCCTAAGAGAGAGCTCAAGTTTGCATTGGAATCCTTTTGGGATAAGAAGAGCAGCGCCGATGATTTGCAAAAGGTTGCAACTGATCTCAGGCATTCCATTTGGAAGCAAATGGCTGGTGCTGGGATCAAACACATTCCTAGCAATACCTTCTCTTACTATGATCAAGTGCTTGATACCACGGCAATGCTTGGTGCTGTTCCTGAGAGGTACAATTTCACTGGTGGAGAGATTGGGTTCGATACCTATTTCTCTATGGCCAGGGGAAATGCCTCTGTGCCTGCTATGGAGATGACCAAGTGGTTTGACACCAACTA TCACTTCATTGTTCCTGAGTTGGGTCCAACCACAAAGTTCTCCTACTCTTCTCACAAGCCAGTGTCTGAATACAAGGAGGCAAAGTCT CTCGGAATTGAGACAGTTCCGGTGCTTATTGGTCCTGTGACTTATTTGTTGCTCTCAAAACCTGCTAAAGGTGTTGAGAAATCATTTTCGCCTCTGACACTTCTTGGAGATATTCTGCCAATTTACAA GGAAGTTATCACTGAGCTGAAGGCAGCTGGCGCTTCATGGATTCAGTTTGATGAGCCAACCCTTGTAAAGGATCTTGAGTCCCACCAATTGGAAGCATTTACAAAGGCCTACACAGAACTAGAATCATCATTGTCTGGCTTAAATGTGCTTGTAGAGACATACTTTGCTGATGTCCCTGCAGAAGCCTACAA gACCATCACTGCATTGAAGAGTATCTCAGGTTTTGGATTTGATCTTGTGCGTGGAACCAAGACACTTGACTTGGTCAAAAGTGTAGGCTTCCCTGCTGGCAAGTATCTTTTTGCTGGAATTGTGGATGGAAGGAACatctgggctaatgatcttgcatCCTCTCTCAGTACACTGCAGGCTCTTGAGGCCATTGTTGGCAAAG ACAAGCTTGTTGTCTCGACTTCATGCTCTCTCATGCACACTGCCGTTGACCTTATCAATGAAACAAAATTGGATAGTGAGATTAAGTCTTGGCTTGCTTTTGCTGCACAAAAAGTGGTCGAAGTGAATGCATTGGCAAAAGCATTGGCTGATCAGAAAGATGAG GCTTTCTTCTCGGCAAATGCCGCCGCTCAGGCTTCAAGAAAGTCATCTCCTAGGGTGACCAATGAAGAAGTTCAGAAGGCT GCTGCTGCTTTGAAGGGCTCCGACCATCGCAGAGCTACAAATGTTAGTGCCAGGCTAGATGAACAACAGAAGAAGCTAAACCTTCCAATTCTGCCTACGACCACAATAGGTTCATTCCCACAGACAATGGATCTTCGAAGAGTCCGACGTGAATACAAGGCAAATAA AATCTCTGAGGAGGAGTACGTGAAGGCCATCAAAGAGGAAATTAACAAAGTTGTCAAGATCCAAGAAGAACTTGACATTGATGTCCTGGTCCATGGAGAGCCTGAG AGAAACGACATGGTTGAATACTTTGGGGAACAGTTATCCGGCTTTGCATTCACAGTCAATGGCTGGGTGCAATCTTATGGGTCTCGATGTGTTAAGCCTCCCATCATTTATGGCGATGTTAGTCGTCCCAAAGCGATGACTGTCTTCTGGTCCAAAATGGCTCAGAGTATGACTGCTCGCCCAATGAAGGGAATGTTGACTGGCCCTGTCACAATTCTTAACTGGTCATTTGTTAGGAATGACCAACCAAG GTTTGAGACTTGCTATCAGATTGCTCTTGCCATCAAGAAAGAAGTTGAGGATTTGGAAGCTGCTGGTATTCAG GTTATTCAGATTGATGAAGCAGCTTTAAGAGAAGGCCTTCCTCTTCGCAAGTCGGAGCAGGCTTTCTATTTGGATTGGGCTGTCCACTCCTTCAGAATCACCAACTGCGGTGTCCAAGACACCACTCAA ATTCACACCCACATGTGTTATTCTAACTTCAACGACATCATTCATTCCATCATCGATATGGATGCCGACGTGATCACAATCGAGAACTCACGCTCCGATGAGAAGCTTCTCTCTGTGTTCCGTGAGGGAGTGAAGTATGGTGCTGGCATTGGTCCCGGGGTGTATGACATCCACTCTCCCAGGATACCATCCACAGAAGAGATTGCTGATCGCATCAACAAAATGCTTGCTGTTCTTGAGACCAACATTCTCTGGGTTAACCCCGACTGCGGGCTCAAAACCCGCAAATATGCCGAAGTCAAGCCTGCTCTTACCAACATGGTTTCTGCGGCCAAGATTCTTCGCACCCAACTTGCCAGCGCCAAGTGA